The following are encoded in a window of Maridesulfovibrio ferrireducens genomic DNA:
- a CDS encoding amino acid ABC transporter permease → MINRYLEKAWVQYLCLATLTALLVYYFGWVFDFGYKFDWSVLYKKDASYGVVLGDMLITGLGNTITISLISSGIALGLGVLFGLGRLSQFKPVNWFASAYVEFFRNTPLLIQLFFWYFALPMGLPEELRNKLFDYNYEMVAATLALGIYTSAFMAEVIRAGIQSIPKGLLEASYSSGLTPFQTLSKIVLPLAFRAIIPPLGSEFLNNMKNSSLAMVVGVTELCWASQQIESLTFKGFEATTAATIVYLSLSLIIAGILNLVNLKLQIIPKKDKTIGHAFADIFFWPFLAPLSLLSALSSCCFRRRSEDFNLTRAQAARKALLNKIKKIFSLVWKATFVSFLLFVVVMAGVGLSGFNFQVIWDNLGTLIYWRFPSGGPNEVLWGLGGLSFSILMSVIAISVSFFIGLIVGVGRTSKNKLFFIPSTLYIELIRGNPLIMVIFWIYFFIPILTGTFLNVFWSATIALTVFTGAYLAEIVRSGIQNIPPGQLEAAVSTGLTYLQAMRKIILPQALKQMLPAIVGQFIAIFKDSSLAFVIGVLELTFVAQGLNNRLMIYPFEIYTTVAALYFICCYMMSIVARRLERKLSTDTFRLQM, encoded by the coding sequence ATGATTAATCGTTATCTTGAAAAAGCTTGGGTGCAGTACCTGTGTCTTGCAACACTGACAGCTCTGCTGGTTTATTATTTCGGCTGGGTTTTTGACTTCGGCTATAAATTTGACTGGAGTGTTCTTTATAAAAAGGATGCGTCTTATGGCGTTGTGCTGGGCGACATGCTCATCACCGGACTGGGAAACACCATAACCATCTCCCTTATCAGTTCGGGAATTGCGTTGGGACTGGGTGTTTTGTTCGGTTTAGGCCGACTGTCACAATTTAAGCCTGTGAATTGGTTCGCTTCCGCTTATGTTGAGTTTTTTAGAAATACACCGCTTTTGATTCAACTTTTCTTTTGGTATTTTGCTCTTCCCATGGGACTGCCGGAAGAATTGCGTAATAAACTTTTCGATTATAATTATGAAATGGTCGCGGCGACTCTTGCTCTCGGCATATACACCAGTGCTTTTATGGCTGAAGTTATTCGCGCGGGTATTCAGTCCATTCCAAAAGGGCTTCTGGAAGCATCATATTCATCCGGCCTTACGCCGTTCCAGACCCTTAGCAAGATCGTTCTTCCTCTGGCTTTCAGAGCTATTATTCCTCCGCTCGGCAGTGAGTTCTTAAACAATATGAAGAACTCATCGCTTGCTATGGTTGTTGGTGTTACAGAGCTTTGCTGGGCTTCTCAGCAGATAGAATCCCTTACATTTAAAGGTTTTGAAGCGACTACTGCGGCAACGATTGTGTATCTTTCACTTTCGCTGATTATTGCCGGAATTTTGAATCTGGTGAATCTTAAGCTTCAAATTATTCCTAAAAAAGATAAAACAATCGGTCACGCTTTTGCTGATATTTTTTTCTGGCCTTTTCTGGCTCCTCTTTCCTTATTGTCCGCGCTCAGCAGTTGTTGTTTCCGCAGACGTTCAGAAGATTTTAATCTTACCCGTGCTCAGGCTGCCAGAAAGGCTTTGTTGAATAAAATTAAGAAAATTTTCTCTCTGGTATGGAAAGCTACTTTCGTTTCATTTTTGTTATTTGTAGTTGTTATGGCGGGAGTCGGTTTATCCGGATTTAATTTTCAGGTTATATGGGACAATCTCGGAACGCTCATTTACTGGAGATTTCCTAGCGGCGGTCCTAACGAAGTTTTGTGGGGACTCGGCGGATTATCCTTCTCGATCCTTATGTCTGTCATAGCGATTTCAGTAAGTTTCTTTATTGGGCTTATTGTTGGGGTCGGCAGAACTTCCAAGAATAAATTGTTTTTTATACCCAGCACCCTTTATATTGAACTTATCCGCGGTAACCCGCTGATCATGGTTATCTTCTGGATTTATTTCTTTATTCCCATTTTGACCGGAACATTTTTGAATGTTTTCTGGAGTGCTACCATTGCTCTGACTGTTTTTACCGGCGCTTATCTTGCTGAAATTGTGCGAAGCGGTATTCAGAATATTCCTCCGGGGCAGCTTGAAGCAGCCGTGAGTACCGGGCTGACCTATCTTCAGGCCATGCGTAAAATTATTCTTCCACAAGCCCTGAAACAGATGCTTCCCGCTATTGTCGGACAGTTTATTGCGATTTTTAAAGATTCCTCTCTGGCCTTTGTTATCGGAGTCCTTGAGCTTACTTTTGTCGCACAGGGGCTTAATAACAGGCTTATGATTTATCCTTTTGAGATATACACAACCGTGGCAGCTTTGTATTTTATCTGTTGCTACATGATGAGCATCGTGGCAAGACGCCTTGAGCGGAAGTTGTCAACGGATACCTTCCGGTTGCAGATGTAA
- a CDS encoding ABC transporter substrate-binding protein, translated as MKRLMIMALAASLVLAFAASAFAGATYDQVMKDKVVRAGIMTDSIPGAFYNAKKEWVGFDVDIAKAIADKMGLKLEMVPVNNKTRIGFLQQGRIDMSLSNMTHKRSRDNSIDFSITYFFDGQKMLAPKGKFSTLKDFVGKRVATMQGTTSELNVVAALKKLGDPAPKVISFQKESECFQALQMGRVDAWSTDSTILLGYAAQIPGKFELVGEFFSNEPYGIGLPEDDSKWRDSVNFTLQDMWNDGTYQKIYDKWYGPDTKYYFPMTDKIEMWP; from the coding sequence ATGAAAAGATTGATGATTATGGCCCTTGCGGCTTCTCTGGTTTTGGCTTTTGCGGCTTCTGCTTTTGCCGGAGCAACTTACGATCAGGTAATGAAAGATAAAGTTGTTCGTGCCGGTATCATGACAGACTCCATCCCCGGAGCTTTCTACAATGCAAAGAAAGAATGGGTTGGATTTGACGTTGATATCGCTAAGGCTATTGCAGACAAAATGGGTCTTAAGCTTGAAATGGTTCCTGTTAACAACAAGACTCGTATCGGATTCCTGCAGCAGGGCCGTATCGACATGTCTCTTTCCAACATGACCCACAAACGCTCACGCGACAATTCCATCGATTTTTCCATTACTTACTTTTTCGACGGACAGAAAATGCTTGCTCCTAAAGGCAAGTTCAGCACTCTTAAAGATTTCGTAGGCAAAAGAGTTGCTACCATGCAGGGTACAACTTCTGAGCTGAACGTTGTTGCAGCACTCAAAAAACTTGGCGATCCAGCTCCTAAAGTTATTTCTTTCCAGAAAGAATCTGAGTGTTTCCAGGCTTTGCAGATGGGTCGTGTTGACGCATGGTCTACTGACTCCACCATTCTGCTCGGCTATGCTGCACAGATTCCCGGCAAGTTTGAACTTGTAGGTGAATTCTTCTCCAACGAGCCTTACGGTATCGGTCTTCCTGAAGATGATTCCAAATGGCGTGATTCAGTTAACTTCACTTTGCAGGATATGTGGAACGACGGAACTTACCAGAAAATCTATGACAAATGGTACGGTCCTGACACCAAATATTATTTCCCTATGACTGATAAAATTGAAATGTGGCCTTAG